One window from the genome of Scatophagus argus isolate fScaArg1 chromosome 13, fScaArg1.pri, whole genome shotgun sequence encodes:
- the crsp7 gene encoding mediator of RNA polymerase II transcription subunit 26 isoform X1 encodes MTTVSATPQQMRDRLLQAIDSQSNICNMVVVLEVISCLEKYPITKEALEETRLGKLINDVRKKTKDEDLAKRAKKLLRNWQKLIEPGPPVAASAPGSTNGSSHPCRTEASPPDISVSGKGVPEVKIRNDVHNTYSPKAERSSSRKRRADHRDSGLHLPEKISKMSSYDNSVSPPPTNGIACSPDALPEQQVIPSPDRSRTEHLDNDKINRIPVNAVKPRPSSPGVAKLPSTSSMIKVAVMQQQARLDEGGAYYQAKSPRGLTTSPRSVKQDTVTKRSSAYAPKGTPIPSPSSRDSPLSLPQSVSSPAHASYADKLPHSALRSSMHWASSSEVPSHCPPQDISATLESPSVSPSPSHLQHNTDLQRPTFEGAMSLSDDIDGTMVLNSEPKKRKYRSRDYSVNLDGQKIEDTSKPVRLKERRLTFDPVTGQIKPLVHKESSQTEEAPTPDPAEFRQRTESTVQQPVATPGPGPSPNPFHQTNWKELSRNEIIQSYLNLQSNVLTSSGVQAPSAHFFMSEYLKREEQEVKDSREIHVLQKDSSVGDLPGVSREVTDEDLGRIHTQHWPGVNGCYDTKDTWYDWTECISLDPHGDENKLNILPYVCLD; translated from the exons ATGACAACGGTCTCAGCAACTCCGCAGCAGATGAGGGACCGGCTGCTGCAGGCCATCGACAGTCAGAGCAAT ATATGCAATATGGTGGTTGTACTGGAGGTAATTTCCTGTCTTGAAAAATATCCTATCACCAAAGAAGCACTTGAG GAAACTCGACTAGGAAAATTGATCAATGATGTGAGGAAGAAGACCAAGGATGAAGACCTTGCGAAGCGTGCTAAGAAACTGTTGAGGAACTGGCAAAAGCTGATTGAACCTGGGCCACCTGTGGCTGCAAGTGCCCCTGGGTCTACCAATGGCAGTTCTCATCCCTGCAGAACCGAGGCCTCTCCTCCAGACATTTCTGTGTCAGGGAAGGGTGTCCCTGAGGTCAAAATCAGAAACGATGTTCACAACACATACTCACCAAAAGCTGAGAGATCAAGCAGCCGGAAACGCCGAGCAGACCACAGAGACAGTGGATTGCACTTACCAGAAAAAATCTCCAAGATGTCATCATATGATAACTCTGTTtcaccaccacccaccaatGGGATTGCATGCAGTCCTGATGCTCTGCCTGAGCAGCAAGTTATCCCATCTCCTGACAGATCTCGGACAGAGCACCTTGATAATGATAAAATCAACAGAATTCCGGTAAATGCCGTCAAGCCTCGCCCCAGTTCCCCTGGAGTAGCCAAACTACCTAGCACTTCTTCTATGATCAAGGTTGCTGTGATGCAGCAACAAGCCAGGTTGGATGAAGGAGGGGCATATTACCAAGCCAAAAGTCCTCGCGGTCTTACTACCAGTCCAAGGAGCGTGAAGCAAGACACAGTGACCAAGCGCTCTTCAGCATATGCACCGAAAGGAACACCTATCCCAAGCCCTTCCTCTAGGGACTCTCCCTTGTCTTTGCCCCAGTCTGTATCCTCCCCAGCCCATGCATCTTACGCTGACAAGCTGCCACATTCTGCTCTTAGGTCTTCAATGCACTGGGCCAGTTCGTCAGAAGTCCCCTCTCATTGCCCACCGCAAGATATATCTGCAACACTGGAATCCCCGTCAGTCTCCCCTTCACCCTCTCACCTCCAACACAACACAGACCTACAGAGACCAACATTTGAGGGAGCCATGTCTCTGTCTGATGACATAGATGGGACGATGGTCCTCAATTCAGAGCCTAAAAAGAGGAAGTACAGATCAAGAGACTACTCTGTCAACTTAGATGGCCAGAAAATAGAGGACACGTCTAAGCCTGTACGGTTAAAAGAACGCAGATTAACATTTGACCCTGTCACCGGTCAGATCAAACCTCTGGTACACAAAGAATCTTCTCAAACAGAGGAAGCTCCCACTCCTGACCCTGCTGAGTTTAGGCAGAGAACTGAAAGTACTGTACAACAGCCAGTTGCCACCCCAGGCCCAGGTCCTAGCCCAAACCCTTTCCATCAAACAAACTGGAAAGAGCTGTCCAGAAATGAAATCATCCAGTCTTACTTGAACCTTCAGAGCAATGTGCTCACCTCCTCTGGGGTCCAGGCCCCCAGTGCACACTTTTTCATGTCTGAGTATCTGAAAAGGGAAGAACAGGAGGTCAAGGACTCAAGGGAGATTCACGTACTGCAAAAAGACAGCTCAGTAGGGGATTTACCAGGCGTGAGCCGTGAGGTGACGGATGAGGACCTGGGCaggatacacacacagcactggcCGGGGGTGAACGGTTGTTATGACACCAAGGACACCTGGTATGATTGGACAGAGTGCATATCATTGGACCCTCATGgagatgaaaacaaattgaACATCCTGCCATATGTTTGCTTAGACTGA
- the crsp7 gene encoding mediator of RNA polymerase II transcription subunit 26 isoform X2, giving the protein MVVVLEVISCLEKYPITKEALEETRLGKLINDVRKKTKDEDLAKRAKKLLRNWQKLIEPGPPVAASAPGSTNGSSHPCRTEASPPDISVSGKGVPEVKIRNDVHNTYSPKAERSSSRKRRADHRDSGLHLPEKISKMSSYDNSVSPPPTNGIACSPDALPEQQVIPSPDRSRTEHLDNDKINRIPVNAVKPRPSSPGVAKLPSTSSMIKVAVMQQQARLDEGGAYYQAKSPRGLTTSPRSVKQDTVTKRSSAYAPKGTPIPSPSSRDSPLSLPQSVSSPAHASYADKLPHSALRSSMHWASSSEVPSHCPPQDISATLESPSVSPSPSHLQHNTDLQRPTFEGAMSLSDDIDGTMVLNSEPKKRKYRSRDYSVNLDGQKIEDTSKPVRLKERRLTFDPVTGQIKPLVHKESSQTEEAPTPDPAEFRQRTESTVQQPVATPGPGPSPNPFHQTNWKELSRNEIIQSYLNLQSNVLTSSGVQAPSAHFFMSEYLKREEQEVKDSREIHVLQKDSSVGDLPGVSREVTDEDLGRIHTQHWPGVNGCYDTKDTWYDWTECISLDPHGDENKLNILPYVCLD; this is encoded by the exons ATGGTGGTTGTACTGGAGGTAATTTCCTGTCTTGAAAAATATCCTATCACCAAAGAAGCACTTGAG GAAACTCGACTAGGAAAATTGATCAATGATGTGAGGAAGAAGACCAAGGATGAAGACCTTGCGAAGCGTGCTAAGAAACTGTTGAGGAACTGGCAAAAGCTGATTGAACCTGGGCCACCTGTGGCTGCAAGTGCCCCTGGGTCTACCAATGGCAGTTCTCATCCCTGCAGAACCGAGGCCTCTCCTCCAGACATTTCTGTGTCAGGGAAGGGTGTCCCTGAGGTCAAAATCAGAAACGATGTTCACAACACATACTCACCAAAAGCTGAGAGATCAAGCAGCCGGAAACGCCGAGCAGACCACAGAGACAGTGGATTGCACTTACCAGAAAAAATCTCCAAGATGTCATCATATGATAACTCTGTTtcaccaccacccaccaatGGGATTGCATGCAGTCCTGATGCTCTGCCTGAGCAGCAAGTTATCCCATCTCCTGACAGATCTCGGACAGAGCACCTTGATAATGATAAAATCAACAGAATTCCGGTAAATGCCGTCAAGCCTCGCCCCAGTTCCCCTGGAGTAGCCAAACTACCTAGCACTTCTTCTATGATCAAGGTTGCTGTGATGCAGCAACAAGCCAGGTTGGATGAAGGAGGGGCATATTACCAAGCCAAAAGTCCTCGCGGTCTTACTACCAGTCCAAGGAGCGTGAAGCAAGACACAGTGACCAAGCGCTCTTCAGCATATGCACCGAAAGGAACACCTATCCCAAGCCCTTCCTCTAGGGACTCTCCCTTGTCTTTGCCCCAGTCTGTATCCTCCCCAGCCCATGCATCTTACGCTGACAAGCTGCCACATTCTGCTCTTAGGTCTTCAATGCACTGGGCCAGTTCGTCAGAAGTCCCCTCTCATTGCCCACCGCAAGATATATCTGCAACACTGGAATCCCCGTCAGTCTCCCCTTCACCCTCTCACCTCCAACACAACACAGACCTACAGAGACCAACATTTGAGGGAGCCATGTCTCTGTCTGATGACATAGATGGGACGATGGTCCTCAATTCAGAGCCTAAAAAGAGGAAGTACAGATCAAGAGACTACTCTGTCAACTTAGATGGCCAGAAAATAGAGGACACGTCTAAGCCTGTACGGTTAAAAGAACGCAGATTAACATTTGACCCTGTCACCGGTCAGATCAAACCTCTGGTACACAAAGAATCTTCTCAAACAGAGGAAGCTCCCACTCCTGACCCTGCTGAGTTTAGGCAGAGAACTGAAAGTACTGTACAACAGCCAGTTGCCACCCCAGGCCCAGGTCCTAGCCCAAACCCTTTCCATCAAACAAACTGGAAAGAGCTGTCCAGAAATGAAATCATCCAGTCTTACTTGAACCTTCAGAGCAATGTGCTCACCTCCTCTGGGGTCCAGGCCCCCAGTGCACACTTTTTCATGTCTGAGTATCTGAAAAGGGAAGAACAGGAGGTCAAGGACTCAAGGGAGATTCACGTACTGCAAAAAGACAGCTCAGTAGGGGATTTACCAGGCGTGAGCCGTGAGGTGACGGATGAGGACCTGGGCaggatacacacacagcactggcCGGGGGTGAACGGTTGTTATGACACCAAGGACACCTGGTATGATTGGACAGAGTGCATATCATTGGACCCTCATGgagatgaaaacaaattgaACATCCTGCCATATGTTTGCTTAGACTGA